The following coding sequences lie in one Silvanigrella aquatica genomic window:
- the sbcD gene encoding exonuclease subunit SbcD, translated as MIKVLHTSDWHLGNTFEGISREDDHHFFLNWLIQELIEKKIDVLIIAGDIFDQPQPSAEAHKIYFQFLFQVSQKTDVKKVIIVGGNHDSPSRLDAPAELLKLLDVFVVGGMNSDFSSLSRYICPIINEHNHIELVVAAVPFIHEYRLGVRTVFQSEKEIQLSFKEKLTALYKNLADEAEFMAKGAPLLATGHLACVGCDNDDAPLEVHRVGTLGGLSPDIFDSRFSYIALGHIHRAYHVENSKAYYCGSPLPLSVKESKQTRYVQVVTFTDQKLKEQLPLIEKIAVPLRRKIHELKGTLDSVLYQIENLTWDTIAPPILCLQIDVDMYYAGMDFEIRRKINSYFSKEAPMIASIKQNLIQLNNALKENDSNYFSLKDLTTEQVFIKMCENQNQNVDEELLNAFRSLLSEEIL; from the coding sequence ATGATTAAAGTTTTGCACACTTCAGATTGGCATTTAGGGAATACTTTTGAAGGTATTTCAAGGGAAGATGACCACCATTTTTTTTTAAATTGGCTTATTCAAGAGCTCATTGAAAAAAAAATAGATGTTTTAATTATAGCGGGTGATATTTTTGATCAACCACAACCTTCCGCCGAAGCACACAAAATTTATTTTCAATTTTTGTTCCAGGTATCACAAAAGACGGATGTCAAAAAAGTGATCATTGTGGGTGGCAATCATGACTCACCCTCACGTCTCGACGCTCCTGCTGAACTCTTAAAATTACTCGATGTTTTTGTTGTTGGTGGTATGAACTCTGATTTTAGTTCTTTATCACGTTATATATGTCCTATCATAAATGAACATAATCACATTGAATTGGTTGTTGCTGCCGTTCCCTTTATTCATGAGTATCGTTTAGGAGTGCGCACGGTTTTTCAATCAGAAAAAGAAATTCAGCTCAGTTTTAAAGAAAAGTTAACGGCACTTTATAAAAATTTAGCGGATGAAGCGGAATTTATGGCAAAGGGAGCTCCTCTTTTGGCAACAGGTCATTTGGCTTGCGTGGGCTGCGATAATGATGATGCTCCTTTGGAGGTTCACAGAGTAGGAACCTTAGGTGGGCTCTCTCCCGATATTTTTGATTCGCGATTTTCCTACATTGCTTTAGGACATATTCATCGTGCCTATCATGTAGAAAATTCAAAAGCCTATTATTGCGGTTCTCCCCTTCCTTTATCGGTTAAAGAATCGAAACAAACGCGTTATGTTCAAGTTGTTACATTTACAGATCAAAAATTAAAGGAACAACTGCCTTTAATTGAAAAAATCGCTGTTCCTTTAAGGCGTAAAATACATGAATTAAAAGGAACTCTTGATTCTGTATTATATCAAATTGAAAATTTAACTTGGGATACTATTGCTCCACCCATACTGTGTCTTCAAATTGATGTTGATATGTATTATGCGGGCATGGATTTTGAAATTAGAAGAAAAATAAACTCTTATTTTTCTAAAGAAGCTCCAATGATTGCTTCTATTAAGCAAAATCTTATACAGCTTAATAATGCATTAAAAGAAAATGATTCAAATTATTTTTCTTTAAAAGATTTAACAACGGAACAAGTCTTTATTAAAATGTGTGAAAATCAAAATCAAAATGTAGATGAAGAATTATTAAACGCTTTTCGCAGTTTATTAAGTGAAGAGATTTTATAA
- the mce gene encoding methylmalonyl-CoA epimerase: MIIKRINHLGIVPKDLNQTKKFFTEVLGLKEEGNEVVAEQKVIVDFIRCDAARLELLSPTSEESPIAKFLETRGAGIQHVALEVDNLDNWIEYLKKNNIRLIDEKPRYGAHNTRIAFVHPHSTGGVLVELVEEQSK, encoded by the coding sequence ATGATAATTAAAAGAATAAATCATTTAGGAATTGTACCAAAAGATTTGAATCAAACAAAAAAGTTTTTTACTGAAGTTTTAGGGTTAAAAGAAGAGGGAAATGAAGTTGTTGCAGAACAAAAAGTCATTGTAGATTTTATCCGTTGCGATGCAGCGCGGCTTGAGCTTTTATCGCCGACAAGTGAGGAAAGTCCCATAGCTAAATTTTTAGAAACACGAGGCGCTGGTATTCAGCATGTTGCACTTGAGGTGGATAATTTAGACAATTGGATAGAATATTTGAAAAAAAACAATATTCGGCTTATTGATGAAAAGCCAAGGTATGGTGCGCATAATACGCGCATTGCATTTGTTCATCCGCATTCCACAGGCGGAGTGCTTGTGGAACTTGTAGAAGAGCAGTCAAAATAG
- the meaB gene encoding methylmalonyl Co-A mutase-associated GTPase MeaB codes for MKIRQSIDIESLVKLLSGSKCLENVDLWHSRIRALSKAISFVENDPLLAPKLLSHPEVRIDDIKVTNTRVVGITGLPGAGKSTLTNLLVKELREQKKSVAVFAVDPSSALSGGAILGDRIRMQEHFRDPQVFIRSMGARGALGGVARATRSAIRLANLLGFDYILVETVGIGQSESEITNIADTTILVLMPNSGDEIQLMKAGILQLANIYIVNKCDLSDASRMIQEIKENTATENKEQWQPPVLKTSATNREGIKEVISQIFLHSEYEHQNKVGKELRFSRLRKEVLQNMIMMAEMQFKKDVEKISNVDIELLFNGSTTAMFLATNLYSKKIINEGDIS; via the coding sequence ATGAAGATAAGGCAATCTATAGATATTGAATCACTGGTTAAGCTATTGTCAGGTTCAAAGTGTTTAGAAAATGTCGATCTCTGGCATTCAAGAATACGTGCTTTAAGCAAAGCTATTAGTTTTGTAGAAAATGATCCTTTATTAGCGCCTAAATTATTATCTCATCCCGAAGTTCGTATTGATGATATTAAAGTAACAAATACGCGGGTAGTTGGCATCACAGGATTACCGGGAGCAGGAAAATCAACGCTTACTAATTTATTGGTTAAAGAACTAAGGGAGCAAAAAAAATCTGTTGCTGTTTTTGCTGTAGATCCTTCCTCTGCATTATCTGGTGGCGCTATATTAGGTGACAGAATTCGCATGCAGGAACATTTTCGTGATCCTCAAGTTTTTATTCGCTCTATGGGCGCCCGAGGTGCGTTGGGTGGTGTGGCTCGGGCCACACGAAGTGCTATTCGCCTGGCCAATTTATTGGGATTTGATTATATCTTAGTTGAGACCGTAGGTATTGGACAAAGTGAAAGTGAAATCACAAATATTGCCGATACAACTATTCTTGTTTTAATGCCGAATAGTGGTGATGAAATACAGCTCATGAAAGCAGGTATTTTACAGTTAGCAAATATTTATATCGTAAATAAATGTGATTTATCAGATGCCAGCAGAATGATTCAAGAAATAAAAGAAAATACGGCAACGGAAAATAAAGAGCAATGGCAACCTCCTGTATTGAAAACATCTGCCACCAATAGGGAAGGCATTAAAGAGGTTATTTCACAAATTTTTTTACATAGTGAATATGAACACCAGAATAAAGTCGGCAAAGAATTGCGTTTTTCAAGACTGCGCAAAGAAGTCTTACAAAATATGATTATGATGGCAGAAATGCAATTTAAAAAAGATGTTGAGAAAATTTCTAATGTGGACATTGAATTATTATTTAATGGGAGTACTACAGCTATGTTTTTAGCGACAAACTTATACTCTAAAAAAATTATAAATGAAGGCGATATTTCATGA
- a CDS encoding ABC transporter permease gives MDIQEYLKKAPEPKAWLPGFGVFEREVRRFFAVPAQTIFAPFGSALLYFGLFGLALGKLISTNQNSNLTHGFEYIIFLIPGIMAMEVVNAALQNPMSSIMIAKWSGTIVDVLMAPLSPFSMWISYISGAVIRAFIVSIAVFVSGSLCAWSFISFNPLLLVLSIILGTGIFGSIGIAAGAICKSWDQVGVIMSFVVQPLVFFSGVFFSFQSFPEWIQFIRYLNPIFYIVSMFRYSILGISDTSPLVSFSVSLLFFIISSIFSIKVLQSGFGLRA, from the coding sequence ATGGATATTCAAGAATATTTAAAAAAAGCACCGGAACCTAAAGCTTGGCTTCCGGGTTTTGGAGTGTTTGAAAGAGAAGTAAGACGTTTTTTTGCTGTTCCTGCACAGACCATATTTGCTCCCTTTGGCAGCGCTCTTCTTTATTTTGGTTTGTTTGGTTTGGCTTTAGGAAAATTGATTTCTACAAATCAAAATTCAAATTTAACCCATGGGTTCGAATATATTATTTTTTTAATTCCTGGAATAATGGCCATGGAAGTAGTCAATGCCGCACTGCAAAATCCTATGAGTAGCATTATGATTGCGAAGTGGAGTGGCACTATTGTTGATGTTTTAATGGCTCCTTTGTCACCGTTTTCTATGTGGATTTCTTATATATCCGGTGCTGTTATTCGTGCCTTTATAGTTTCAATTGCGGTTTTTGTGTCAGGCTCTTTATGTGCCTGGAGCTTTATTTCATTTAATCCTTTGCTTTTAGTCCTATCTATTATTCTTGGTACAGGGATTTTTGGAAGTATTGGTATTGCCGCTGGTGCTATTTGTAAAAGTTGGGATCAAGTAGGCGTGATTATGTCGTTTGTGGTTCAGCCCCTTGTCTTTTTTTCGGGTGTGTTTTTTTCATTCCAGTCATTTCCCGAATGGATTCAATTTATTCGTTATTTAAATCCAATTTTTTATATTGTGAGTATGTTTCGTTATTCTATTTTAGGAATTTCTGATACATCTCCTCTTGTTTCTTTTTCCGTTTCTTTATTATTTTTTATTATTTCTTCTATTTTTTCAATTAAGGTTTTACAATCTGGATTTGGTTTGAGGGCTTAA
- a CDS encoding AAA family ATPase, whose amino-acid sequence MKLIKIELENLNSLYGRHCIDFEKDLMGAPLFLIMGATGAGKSTLMDAMSLALFGQTPRLTKNKSDKDTENDCRQIMSKGTSFAFAQLIFSKLEKDKIEKYRATWQCERAHRKSDGNFKDPRRILERYCVELDDWEQLTSDHRPKFYEPHFHKVLENLTVEDFKRMILLAQGEFAAFLKANEEERAAILERLTNTEVYKDIGKKASEKKRNIEEKLTEAQMRLNGISLLSEDEEENLKRENFQLENKIEVGEELLQIINKKIDWIEKEQLLLSKYQEAKNHFSEYEKSYLENSVYIEKYKKYNQYQKAIDYIIKEENFNSEILSLESVLKKNEIESLELKNHIHFISNNLNQLNNLYENAKNNLVEKKYEINKAKEVRIILSSLQQDLLDKQRKIDTYLNNKNKIMELQAENNKKLVDVNNIKDNLHDFIKHDLSILLFNYNIFSNDFENVKKDFDILKRELIATALPFETPHDKLDALRLERDRIIQEKNELSKASFHVEELEKKEQELLQLHNKYDFAYKSHENTNITFFAQKEILDNELIDIISLKENVSKLAWRIELAKQRVHLNRGEECPLCGSCEHPYFQEMSFKIADLEVIEKYDFITMQLSHKEKFQNNALIGLNEIEKNIYSSSQEMKIIKDQIDSLNLRIIDIKHTIKNILKIDITKNTNRDSQYFYNEVSRADKNVDSKLENIDNDIKSLTNKILAYNQVKEVYLNSKDKDNKFIRMKQDLNDIILYFDQNFKMELIEKNLNQKLVKDYDILFEDKKYFDKYRKIENDINKYSHKKIEFEKEFILIDKNKNDLESEKIKTNEELKNIKLSISKYLNGEDPDFFENRLNKNIAILLEKLTYEQKIMNEKEKNLAIYENNIENLNQQNKKLKENKFFIINLMTSELNNLEIKEKNKILEFHLDEFLYEKYKKINNDLESLNIALNQSLIQRENDLLAHRNENHFNNKEYNYSLLLNEKLLYSKNLQELKEQKMYIYTKLQHNNQNKKTSEKYYAELKNIQKEALVWQKLHQIIGINNGDNFKKFAQILNLEELIGKANFHLARFEKRYSLAPALDAENKPRLAFAIKDSYHANELRSFKTLSGGETFLVSLALSLALADYRTVKMPIETILLDEGFGTLDPATLQTAMGALESLHSNGTQVGIISHVESLKEAIGARIIVEKQGNGHSNIRIENV is encoded by the coding sequence TTGAAGTTAATAAAAATTGAACTTGAAAACCTAAATTCTTTGTATGGTCGGCACTGCATTGATTTTGAAAAAGATTTAATGGGAGCTCCTCTTTTTTTAATTATGGGAGCAACAGGAGCAGGTAAGTCCACACTTATGGATGCTATGTCGCTCGCGCTTTTTGGTCAAACACCACGCCTTACAAAAAATAAATCAGATAAAGATACGGAAAATGATTGTCGACAAATTATGTCTAAAGGAACAAGTTTTGCATTTGCGCAATTGATTTTTTCAAAGCTAGAAAAAGATAAAATTGAAAAATATCGAGCCACTTGGCAATGTGAACGCGCGCATCGCAAATCTGACGGCAATTTCAAAGATCCTAGACGTATATTGGAACGTTATTGCGTGGAGTTAGATGACTGGGAGCAGCTGACAAGTGATCACCGTCCCAAATTTTATGAACCGCATTTTCATAAAGTACTTGAAAATTTAACAGTCGAAGATTTTAAGCGCATGATTTTACTTGCTCAAGGAGAATTTGCCGCTTTTTTAAAGGCAAATGAGGAAGAGCGTGCTGCTATATTAGAGCGCTTGACGAATACAGAAGTTTATAAAGATATTGGTAAAAAAGCCTCTGAAAAAAAGAGAAATATTGAAGAAAAGTTAACAGAAGCACAAATGCGACTCAATGGAATTTCACTTTTAAGTGAGGATGAAGAGGAAAATCTTAAACGTGAAAATTTCCAATTAGAAAACAAAATTGAAGTTGGTGAAGAGCTGCTTCAAATTATAAATAAAAAAATTGATTGGATTGAAAAAGAACAACTATTACTCAGTAAATATCAAGAAGCAAAAAATCATTTTTCAGAGTATGAAAAAAGTTATTTAGAAAACTCAGTTTATATTGAAAAGTATAAAAAATATAATCAATATCAAAAAGCAATTGATTATATTATAAAGGAAGAAAATTTTAATAGTGAAATATTATCTCTAGAAAGTGTTTTGAAAAAAAATGAAATAGAATCACTAGAGTTAAAAAATCATATACATTTTATTAGCAATAACTTAAATCAGTTAAATAATTTATATGAAAATGCTAAAAATAATTTAGTTGAAAAAAAATATGAAATTAATAAAGCTAAAGAAGTTAGAATTATTTTGAGTTCTTTGCAGCAAGATTTATTAGATAAACAAAGAAAAATTGATACATATTTGAATAATAAAAACAAAATAATGGAATTGCAAGCTGAAAATAATAAAAAGCTTGTAGATGTTAATAATATTAAAGATAATTTACACGATTTTATTAAACATGATCTCTCAATTCTTCTTTTTAATTACAATATATTTTCAAATGATTTTGAAAATGTTAAAAAAGATTTTGATATTTTAAAAAGAGAGTTGATTGCTACAGCCCTTCCTTTTGAAACACCACATGATAAGTTAGATGCTCTTCGCTTAGAAAGAGATCGCATAATTCAAGAAAAAAATGAATTATCAAAAGCCTCTTTTCATGTTGAAGAGCTTGAAAAAAAAGAACAAGAATTACTTCAATTGCATAATAAATACGATTTTGCATATAAATCACACGAAAATACAAATATCACTTTTTTCGCACAAAAAGAAATACTAGATAATGAACTAATCGATATCATATCATTGAAAGAGAATGTTTCAAAACTTGCTTGGCGCATTGAATTGGCAAAGCAGCGTGTCCATTTAAATAGAGGTGAAGAATGTCCTTTATGCGGGAGTTGCGAACATCCTTATTTTCAAGAAATGTCATTCAAAATTGCAGATTTAGAAGTCATAGAAAAATACGATTTTATTACAATGCAATTGAGTCATAAAGAGAAATTTCAAAATAATGCCCTTATAGGGCTGAATGAAATAGAGAAAAACATTTACTCATCTTCACAAGAAATGAAAATAATTAAAGATCAAATAGACTCTTTAAACTTAAGAATAATTGATATAAAGCATACAATTAAAAATATTTTAAAAATTGATATAACTAAAAATACAAATAGGGATAGCCAATATTTTTATAATGAAGTCTCTCGTGCCGATAAAAATGTGGATTCTAAATTAGAAAATATTGATAACGATATAAAGTCTTTGACAAACAAAATTTTAGCATACAACCAAGTCAAAGAAGTGTATTTAAATTCTAAAGATAAAGACAATAAATTTATCAGAATGAAGCAAGATTTAAATGATATTATTCTTTATTTTGATCAGAATTTCAAAATGGAATTAATTGAGAAAAATCTAAACCAAAAACTAGTAAAAGACTATGATATTCTATTTGAAGATAAAAAATATTTTGATAAATATAGAAAAATTGAAAATGATATTAATAAATATTCTCACAAAAAAATAGAGTTTGAAAAGGAATTTATTCTTATTGATAAAAATAAGAACGATTTAGAGTCTGAGAAAATAAAAACAAATGAGGAACTTAAAAATATTAAATTAAGTATCTCAAAATATTTAAATGGTGAAGACCCCGATTTTTTTGAAAATAGATTAAATAAAAATATTGCAATATTACTTGAAAAATTAACTTATGAACAAAAAATTATGAACGAAAAGGAAAAAAATCTTGCCATTTATGAGAATAATATAGAAAATTTGAATCAGCAAAATAAAAAATTAAAAGAAAATAAGTTTTTTATTATAAATTTAATGACAAGTGAATTAAATAATCTTGAAATTAAGGAAAAAAATAAAATTTTAGAATTTCATTTGGATGAGTTTTTATATGAAAAATATAAAAAAATAAATAATGATTTAGAGTCCTTGAATATTGCTTTGAATCAGTCTTTAATTCAAAGAGAGAATGATCTTTTAGCACACAGAAATGAGAATCATTTTAACAATAAGGAATATAATTATTCTTTATTGTTAAATGAAAAATTATTATATTCTAAAAATTTGCAAGAATTAAAAGAACAAAAAATGTATATTTATACAAAATTACAGCATAATAATCAAAATAAAAAAACAAGTGAGAAATACTATGCTGAGTTAAAAAATATTCAAAAAGAAGCCTTAGTATGGCAAAAGCTTCATCAAATTATTGGCATTAATAACGGCGATAATTTTAAAAAATTTGCTCAGATTCTAAATCTTGAAGAATTAATTGGTAAGGCGAATTTTCATTTGGCACGATTTGAAAAAAGATATTCCTTAGCTCCTGCTCTTGACGCAGAGAATAAACCGCGCCTCGCTTTTGCTATAAAAGATAGTTATCATGCTAATGAATTGCGTTCTTTTAAGACTTTATCTGGTGGAGAAACTTTCTTAGTTTCCTTAGCTTTATCGCTAGCATTAGCTGATTATCGCACAGTTAAAATGCCTATTGAAACGATTTTACTTGATGAGGGTTTTGGTACTTTAGATCCTGCAACCTTACAAACGGCTATGGGGGCATTAGAGTCTTTGCATTCCAATGGGACTCAGGTCGGAATTATCAGTCATGTGGAATCTTTAAAAGAAGCTATTGGGGCGCGTATTATTGTTGAAAAACAAGGCAATGGTCATTCAAATATTAGAATTGAAAATGTATAG
- a CDS encoding outer membrane protein assembly factor BamD, whose amino-acid sequence MKMRKFLSVFISTLCLLGVATSCTTPTISEMSQDDGISKIRADFKDENWSDVITSVDEYRTRYPYSKNNPEADLMQANAYYLSGKMPEAIAAYEDFARKNPINSNVSYAYLRIAKAYDSQAPEAIDREQASAVKAISRYEYYIKNYPNEIAVKEAKERIEILTRRLAEHEQFVAQFYWKKDLYSGALSRYLNIIKNYSQYADLKKEALERASLCYIELADILKDDPESDKFFVFKNVKPEDLIKKAEELKNQLNQLN is encoded by the coding sequence ATGAAAATGCGTAAGTTTTTATCTGTCTTTATAAGTACTCTGTGCCTTTTAGGAGTTGCGACTTCTTGCACGACGCCAACCATTTCTGAAATGTCCCAAGATGATGGCATTTCCAAAATTAGAGCAGACTTTAAGGATGAAAATTGGAGTGATGTCATCACTAGTGTAGATGAGTATAGGACGCGTTATCCCTATTCAAAAAATAATCCTGAAGCGGATTTAATGCAGGCAAATGCATATTATCTTTCCGGCAAAATGCCCGAAGCTATTGCAGCATATGAAGATTTTGCCCGTAAAAATCCAATTAATAGCAATGTTTCTTATGCTTATTTAAGAATAGCTAAAGCTTATGATTCTCAAGCGCCCGAAGCTATTGATAGGGAACAAGCTTCGGCTGTGAAAGCAATTTCACGATATGAATATTATATTAAAAACTATCCTAATGAAATCGCTGTGAAAGAGGCTAAAGAGCGCATTGAAATTTTAACCAGAAGATTAGCGGAACATGAACAATTTGTGGCACAATTTTATTGGAAAAAAGATTTATATTCGGGAGCTCTTTCACGATATTTGAATATTATTAAGAATTACAGTCAATATGCTGATCTTAAAAAAGAGGCGCTCGAGAGGGCTTCTCTTTGTTACATTGAGCTTGCTGATATTTTGAAGGATGATCCGGAATCGGATAAGTTCTTTGTCTTTAAAAATGTGAAACCAGAAGATTTAATAAAAAAAGCAGAAGAACTTAAAAATCAACTAAATCAATTAAATTAA
- a CDS encoding acetyl-CoA carboxylase biotin carboxyl carrier protein subunit yields the protein MKVSVQRNKNSEMYQVEIPNYIDLTNLAKGEKFFLNIIDEKGNNKKIESCLLADGRSFLLNNQIIRFDHSELHKKNEIYRFGIRCKGVITQNTYLAKILRPVAPRQSSVSSAGGELKSPMTGKVLSIIVQKDSKVKEGDTLVIIEAMKMENRIVAECDGIVSNIKVNPGLSVAAGDLLLSIIPEN from the coding sequence ATGAAAGTAAGTGTTCAAAGAAATAAAAACTCCGAAATGTATCAGGTAGAAATTCCAAATTATATTGATTTGACTAATCTTGCAAAAGGCGAAAAGTTTTTTTTAAATATCATTGATGAAAAAGGTAATAATAAAAAAATAGAATCATGTTTACTTGCTGATGGAAGAAGTTTTTTATTAAACAATCAGATTATTCGCTTTGATCATTCCGAATTGCATAAAAAAAATGAAATTTATCGATTTGGAATTCGCTGTAAAGGTGTAATTACTCAAAATACGTATTTAGCAAAAATATTACGACCTGTGGCACCAAGGCAATCATCAGTGAGTTCTGCTGGGGGTGAATTAAAATCGCCTATGACTGGGAAAGTATTATCTATCATTGTGCAAAAAGATTCTAAAGTTAAAGAAGGTGATACTCTTGTGATTATTGAGGCGATGAAAATGGAAAATAGAATTGTTGCGGAGTGCGATGGTATTGTTTCAAATATCAAAGTAAATCCTGGATTAAGTGTTGCTGCGGGAGACTTATTATTAAGTATTATTCCAGAAAATTAA
- the accC gene encoding acetyl-CoA carboxylase biotin carboxylase subunit, whose translation MIQDQFLPLTHKPFKKVLIANRGEIGVRVIRACRDLGLSPLAVYSTADLHSRHVALADAAYCIGNGPSQESYLNISNILLAARELGADAVHPGFGFLSENAEFANEVLKAGLIWIGPSPASIHAMGDKTIAKHKVTEAGVPCSPGKNEPLKNLKELQDTAHKVGYPLILKAAAGGGGRGMRVVRADVELANALEACQREALSYFGNADVFCERYIEHPRHIEFQILADSQGNTVHLFERDCTIQRRHQKLIEEAPSSYISEETRAQMGAIAVRAAKSVGYVNAGTVEFILESPTKFYFMEMNTRIQVEHPVTELITGIDLLQMQLKVAMGEKLSFTQKDLAIRGWAFEARINSEDPYNGFRPDPGKIEEVEFPNGPGVRVDSHIYSGYKIPEFYDSMIAKLIVYGSNRNDALNKMARALSEFYITGIKTTIPFHQAVFDFPAFREGNYTTRFIEENEHILDEFEGKKDNLSEEEALIVAMKLIQNISQNEAKNTAQIHKPEPWALANRMENTRR comes from the coding sequence ATGATTCAAGATCAATTTTTGCCGCTGACTCATAAACCTTTTAAAAAAGTATTAATTGCAAATAGAGGAGAAATTGGTGTTCGCGTTATTCGTGCTTGTCGCGATTTGGGGCTTTCCCCTTTAGCTGTTTATTCCACTGCGGATTTGCATTCAAGACATGTTGCGTTAGCTGATGCCGCTTATTGTATTGGAAATGGTCCCAGTCAAGAAAGCTATTTAAATATTTCAAATATTTTACTTGCCGCTCGAGAATTAGGTGCTGATGCTGTCCATCCAGGATTTGGTTTTCTTTCTGAAAATGCAGAATTTGCTAATGAAGTTTTAAAAGCGGGATTGATATGGATTGGTCCTTCTCCGGCATCCATTCATGCTATGGGCGATAAAACCATCGCTAAGCATAAAGTAACAGAGGCGGGCGTGCCTTGTAGTCCTGGAAAAAATGAGCCACTAAAAAATTTAAAAGAATTGCAAGATACTGCTCATAAAGTAGGATATCCCTTAATATTAAAAGCTGCAGCTGGTGGTGGTGGTCGCGGCATGCGCGTGGTGCGTGCCGATGTAGAGTTGGCAAATGCTTTAGAGGCGTGCCAAAGAGAAGCCTTAAGTTATTTTGGCAATGCCGATGTTTTTTGCGAGCGTTACATTGAGCATCCCAGACATATTGAATTTCAAATTTTAGCCGATTCGCAAGGAAATACCGTTCATTTATTTGAACGTGATTGTACCATTCAAAGAAGACATCAAAAATTAATTGAAGAAGCGCCTTCCAGTTACATTAGTGAAGAAACACGCGCTCAAATGGGAGCCATTGCGGTTCGCGCGGCAAAAAGTGTGGGATATGTGAATGCAGGAACTGTGGAATTTATTTTAGAATCTCCAACCAAATTTTATTTTATGGAGATGAACACGCGCATTCAAGTGGAGCATCCTGTAACAGAACTCATCACAGGCATCGATTTATTACAAATGCAATTGAAAGTGGCTATGGGTGAAAAATTATCATTTACTCAAAAAGATCTTGCTATAAGAGGTTGGGCTTTTGAAGCCAGAATAAATTCTGAAGACCCTTATAATGGATTTCGACCTGATCCTGGAAAAATTGAAGAAGTTGAATTTCCAAATGGACCGGGAGTAAGAGTAGATTCTCATATTTATTCCGGATACAAAATACCTGAATTTTACGATTCTATGATTGCAAAATTAATTGTGTATGGAAGTAACAGAAACGATGCTTTAAATAAAATGGCAAGAGCTTTAAGCGAATTTTATATTACAGGCATTAAAACAACAATTCCTTTTCATCAAGCAGTATTTGATTTTCCCGCATTTCGTGAGGGAAATTATACCACACGATTTATAGAGGAAAATGAACATATTCTAGATGAATTTGAAGGTAAGAAAGATAATTTATCTGAAGAGGAAGCTCTCATTGTTGCTATGAAATTAATTCAAAATATTTCTCAAAATGAAGCAAAAAATACCGCACAAATTCATAAACCAGAACCGTGGGCACTTGCAAATCGCATGGAAAATACTCGAAGGTAA